One genomic window of Marinobacter adhaerens HP15 includes the following:
- the fdhD gene encoding formate dehydrogenase accessory sulfurtransferase FdhD, with product MSLPLSKVEDAVMAPGTQEQALPSTVFETTVDVCGGIEGTPNSDQVAEEVPVAMVYNGISHAVMMASPSDLEDFGLGFSLSEGIIDCPEQLFQLDVGVGKQGITLEMHVAGECFARLKEQRRNMAGRTGCGLCGTESLSQAVRPIQEVPNHTSPHNRSVQVALHGLRQHQPLQSETGATHGAAWCDSEGMIQTIREDIGRHNALDKLIGARIARYGPNAFNDGFALISSRASFEMVQKSAGVGIRCLVAVSAATALAIRRAEEAGMTLIGFARPGRHVIYTRKH from the coding sequence ATGTCGCTTCCTTTGAGTAAGGTAGAGGATGCGGTGATGGCGCCTGGGACACAGGAGCAAGCTCTTCCTTCGACCGTATTCGAAACGACGGTCGATGTTTGCGGCGGGATTGAGGGCACTCCGAATAGTGATCAGGTTGCAGAAGAGGTTCCGGTAGCTATGGTCTACAACGGCATCTCTCATGCTGTGATGATGGCTTCGCCCTCTGACCTGGAAGATTTTGGTCTTGGGTTCAGCTTAAGCGAGGGGATTATTGATTGCCCGGAGCAACTCTTCCAGCTTGACGTGGGGGTTGGTAAACAGGGCATCACTTTGGAGATGCATGTCGCCGGCGAGTGTTTTGCACGATTGAAGGAGCAGCGCCGAAACATGGCCGGCCGAACAGGCTGCGGGCTGTGTGGCACCGAGAGTCTCTCTCAAGCGGTTCGTCCTATTCAAGAGGTGCCCAATCATACTTCTCCCCACAATCGATCTGTTCAGGTTGCCCTTCATGGACTACGGCAGCATCAGCCCCTGCAGTCTGAAACCGGAGCTACCCATGGGGCTGCCTGGTGTGACAGCGAGGGCATGATTCAGACGATCCGGGAAGATATCGGTCGGCATAATGCTCTGGACAAGCTAATTGGTGCGCGGATTGCTCGGTATGGCCCCAACGCTTTCAACGACGGCTTCGCGCTCATCTCAAGTCGGGCCAGTTTCGAAATGGTCCAGAAAAGCGCGGGCGTGGGCATTCGCTGTCTGGTTGCTGTTTCGGCAGCCACGGCACTGGCAATTCGCCGGGCCGAGGAAGCCGGAATGACTCTTATCGGCTTTGCAAGACCGGGAAGGCACGTTATTTATACGCGCAAGCATTGA
- a CDS encoding formate dehydrogenase subunit delta: protein MSSDQTTHLVKMVNQISINAPTQCREEAIQFVAQHLTKFWAREMKRQIKEYAISDGEALSPISLQAVKML from the coding sequence GTGAGCAGTGATCAAACGACACATTTAGTTAAGATGGTTAATCAAATCAGCATTAATGCGCCAACGCAGTGTCGTGAAGAGGCGATTCAATTTGTTGCACAACATCTTACTAAGTTCTGGGCCAGGGAAATGAAGCGCCAGATAAAGGAATACGCTATCTCTGACGGAGAGGCCTTGTCACCAATTTCTTTGCAAGCGGTTAAGATGCTCTGA
- a CDS encoding electron transfer flavoprotein-ubiquinone oxidoreductase produces MERESMEFDVLIVGGGPAGLSAACRVMQLAQEAGEELTVCVVEKGSEIGAHILAGTVFEPTALNELFPDWKEKGAPLNTPVTRDDIFLLKNQDSATKIPNAFVPKNMHNHGNYIISLGNLCRWLAEQAEQLGVEVYPGFAASETIIEDGQVKGIITGDMGVARDGSEKDGYMPGMELRAKYTLFTEGCRGHLGKRLIKEFKLDEGKDPQHYGIGIKELWDIDPAKHEPGLVVHTTGWPLKETGSTGGSFLYHLENGQVYVGLITDLSYSNPHLSPFEEFQRLKLHPEIKKHLEGGKRVSYGARAITKGGYNALPKMSFPGGLLLGCDAGTLNGSKIKGSHTAMKSGMLGAEAVFEALKDGKSGEEISSFQKKFEDSWLFKELYAERNFGPAMHKFGNIVGGAIAYFEQNILRGSLPITFHDTTPDYATMKPAAECKKVTYPKPDNTLTFDRLSSVFISNTNHEEDQPVHLKLTDPDLPIRDNLPKYDEPAQRYCPAGVYEVVEKDDGSGKRFQINAQNCVHCKTCDIKDPAQNINWVTPEGGGGPNYPNM; encoded by the coding sequence GTGGAACGCGAATCGATGGAATTTGATGTTCTGATCGTCGGCGGCGGCCCGGCGGGCCTGTCGGCAGCGTGCCGTGTCATGCAACTGGCACAGGAAGCTGGCGAGGAACTCACCGTATGCGTTGTAGAGAAAGGTTCTGAGATCGGCGCCCACATTCTGGCCGGTACCGTATTCGAGCCCACTGCCCTCAACGAACTCTTCCCGGACTGGAAAGAGAAAGGCGCCCCGCTCAACACGCCCGTTACCCGGGACGACATTTTCCTGCTGAAGAACCAGGACAGCGCCACCAAGATCCCGAATGCGTTTGTGCCCAAGAACATGCACAACCATGGCAACTACATTATCAGCCTGGGTAACCTGTGCCGCTGGCTCGCCGAACAGGCCGAACAGCTTGGCGTTGAGGTGTATCCCGGCTTTGCCGCGTCCGAAACCATCATTGAAGACGGTCAGGTAAAAGGCATCATTACCGGCGACATGGGCGTGGCCCGCGACGGTTCCGAAAAAGACGGCTACATGCCGGGCATGGAACTGCGCGCGAAATACACGCTGTTCACCGAGGGCTGCCGCGGTCACCTGGGCAAGCGCCTGATCAAGGAGTTCAAGCTTGATGAAGGCAAAGACCCGCAGCACTACGGTATCGGTATCAAGGAACTGTGGGATATTGATCCGGCCAAACACGAGCCGGGCCTCGTAGTTCATACCACCGGCTGGCCCCTGAAAGAAACCGGCTCCACCGGTGGTTCTTTCCTTTATCACCTCGAGAATGGCCAGGTATATGTGGGCCTGATCACCGATCTGTCCTACAGCAACCCGCATCTGAGCCCGTTTGAGGAATTTCAGCGGCTGAAGCTGCATCCGGAAATCAAGAAACACCTGGAAGGCGGCAAGCGCGTTTCCTACGGCGCCCGTGCAATCACTAAAGGCGGTTATAACGCCCTGCCCAAGATGAGCTTCCCGGGTGGTCTCTTGCTGGGCTGTGACGCGGGCACGCTGAACGGTTCCAAGATCAAGGGCTCCCACACCGCCATGAAGTCCGGCATGTTGGGCGCCGAGGCAGTTTTCGAAGCGCTGAAGGACGGCAAGAGCGGCGAAGAGATCAGCAGCTTCCAGAAGAAATTTGAAGACAGCTGGCTGTTCAAGGAGCTATACGCAGAGCGTAACTTCGGCCCGGCGATGCACAAGTTCGGCAATATAGTCGGTGGCGCCATCGCCTACTTTGAGCAGAACATCCTGCGCGGCAGCCTGCCGATTACCTTCCACGATACCACTCCGGATTATGCCACCATGAAGCCGGCAGCCGAGTGCAAGAAGGTGACCTATCCCAAGCCGGATAACACCCTGACCTTCGATCGTCTGTCCTCGGTGTTCATTTCAAACACCAACCACGAGGAAGATCAGCCGGTTCACCTTAAACTGACCGATCCGGACCTTCCGATCCGCGACAACCTGCCTAAATACGATGAGCCTGCGCAGCGCTACTGCCCTGCTGGTGTTTATGAAGTTGTCGAGAAAGACGATGGCAGCGGAAAGCGCTTCCAGATCAACGCCCAGAACTGTGTTCACTGCAAGACCTGCGACATCAAGGATCCTGCACAGAACATTAACTGGGTAACTCCGGAAGGGGGCGGTGGCCCGAATTATCCGAATATGTAG
- a CDS encoding acetoacetate--CoA ligase — MKNQTTPSPDILWSPSEDTLKNSRMGQFKAWLEQQGLGPFTDYHALYQWSIDELETFWQKVWDYCGLVCDTPAEKVLGKRDMPGAEWFPGMKLNFAANLLRLADGEHADQEAVVAYCETRPVLRRTYAQLKADAGALEAFLRDKGIQQGDRVAGVVTNGYEALVGMLAATSMGAIWSSASPDFGIGAILDRFGQIEPAALIVVNGYGYGGKVFARQQDFAELIAGLPTLKSVVSVQQLPDEPPIAGNLVTTWEDMLAYGKGNAPSFTPLPPDHPVYILYSSGTTGKPKCIVHGNAGLLVNHAKELMLHGDVGPEDRFLYFTTCGWMMWNWQASALMTGAAVITVDGSPGYPSLNFLWDTVAEEKVTHFGTSARFIAGCRKGELKPAKTLDQSKLRVVFSTGSPLLPEDYDWVYSDGAPDALLGSIAGGTDICGCFVGSTPLLPVRRGEIQCRFLGVDAVAYGDDGQPVSEGRGELVCRQPLPSMPVSFWQDPGDERYKDAYFNTFPGVWAHGDFIEFTEHGGAIIYGRSDATLNPGGVRIGTAEIYRQVETVAEVKDSLVVGRQIDGDVEVVLLVVPAAGQEITNDLLKQLKSRIREGASPRHVPKRIVQVNDIPYTRSGKKVELAVARLINGSKKSDNRDALSNPEALDEIAAALTDVGLL, encoded by the coding sequence ATGAAAAACCAAACCACTCCCAGCCCTGATATTTTATGGTCGCCCTCAGAAGACACCCTGAAGAACTCCAGAATGGGCCAGTTCAAGGCCTGGTTGGAGCAGCAGGGCCTTGGTCCCTTTACCGATTACCACGCTTTGTACCAGTGGTCGATTGATGAGCTTGAGACCTTCTGGCAAAAGGTCTGGGATTACTGTGGTCTTGTCTGCGATACCCCGGCTGAAAAAGTACTGGGCAAACGTGACATGCCCGGCGCCGAGTGGTTCCCGGGCATGAAGCTGAACTTTGCCGCCAACCTGCTCCGGCTGGCGGATGGCGAACACGCCGACCAGGAGGCGGTCGTTGCCTACTGCGAAACTCGCCCGGTCCTGCGTAGGACTTACGCTCAACTCAAAGCGGACGCGGGCGCCCTGGAAGCCTTTCTGCGCGACAAGGGTATTCAACAGGGCGATCGTGTGGCTGGCGTTGTCACCAATGGCTACGAAGCCCTTGTTGGTATGCTGGCTGCGACAAGCATGGGTGCCATCTGGAGTTCTGCCTCCCCCGATTTCGGCATCGGGGCCATTCTCGATCGCTTTGGCCAGATTGAACCGGCAGCGTTGATCGTGGTGAATGGCTACGGCTATGGCGGCAAGGTATTCGCTCGCCAGCAGGACTTCGCAGAGCTGATTGCAGGTCTGCCTACTCTCAAATCGGTTGTTAGTGTCCAGCAATTGCCAGACGAGCCCCCGATTGCCGGAAACCTGGTTACCACCTGGGAAGACATGCTGGCCTACGGCAAAGGTAATGCACCCTCCTTCACGCCGCTGCCTCCGGATCATCCGGTGTATATCCTGTATTCCTCCGGCACCACGGGCAAACCCAAGTGCATCGTGCACGGCAATGCTGGCCTGCTGGTCAATCATGCCAAGGAGCTGATGCTGCACGGCGACGTTGGCCCCGAAGACCGGTTCCTGTACTTCACCACCTGTGGCTGGATGATGTGGAACTGGCAGGCCTCCGCCCTGATGACCGGCGCCGCCGTGATCACCGTTGATGGCTCTCCGGGTTACCCGAGCCTGAACTTTCTGTGGGACACCGTTGCGGAAGAGAAGGTCACCCACTTCGGAACCAGCGCCCGGTTCATTGCCGGCTGCCGAAAAGGCGAACTCAAGCCCGCAAAAACCCTGGATCAGAGCAAGCTGCGAGTGGTGTTTTCCACCGGCTCACCGCTGTTGCCGGAAGACTATGACTGGGTTTACAGCGATGGCGCCCCTGACGCCCTGCTCGGTTCCATTGCCGGTGGCACCGACATCTGCGGCTGCTTCGTCGGCTCAACGCCGCTGCTGCCGGTTCGCCGCGGCGAGATCCAGTGCCGCTTCCTGGGCGTCGACGCCGTGGCCTACGGCGACGATGGTCAGCCGGTCAGCGAAGGCCGGGGCGAACTGGTCTGCCGCCAGCCATTGCCCTCCATGCCGGTCAGCTTCTGGCAGGACCCGGGAGACGAACGCTACAAGGACGCCTACTTCAACACCTTCCCGGGTGTGTGGGCCCACGGCGATTTCATCGAGTTCACCGAGCACGGCGGCGCCATCATCTACGGCCGCTCTGACGCCACCCTGAACCCGGGCGGCGTTCGCATCGGCACTGCGGAAATCTACCGCCAGGTCGAAACCGTGGCGGAGGTCAAAGACAGCCTCGTGGTGGGACGCCAGATCGACGGCGACGTGGAAGTGGTTTTGCTGGTGGTCCCGGCCGCCGGCCAGGAAATCACCAACGATCTGCTTAAACAACTCAAGAGCCGAATCCGCGAGGGCGCCAGTCCACGGCACGTACCCAAGCGCATCGTGCAGGTGAACGATATTCCGTACACCCGCAGCGGCAAGAAGGTGGAGCTAGCCGTCGCCAGGCTAATTAATGGTTCCAAAAAGTCGGATAACCGCGATGCCCTGAGCAATCCCGAGGCGCTGGACGAGATCGCAGCAGCACTAACAGATGTTGGCCTCCTGTAA